One Ornithodoros turicata isolate Travis unplaced genomic scaffold, ASM3712646v1 ctg00000746.1, whole genome shotgun sequence DNA window includes the following coding sequences:
- the LOC135374802 gene encoding neprilysin-1-like, protein MFDTSSTTGLTDTNTTSFLVKDMSNPPSSYLAPPYPAPTLSTNYGAAYPMYSSPYMPSPPPYRYRFPLRSPQQGDFIPQDTPDTMLSLERSSEPCEPSTVEELSSGTHLVQDSSDASIIRGDPDEEDTSTKYDVRKAFAERCRCSLNTCITAIVFLAVVLLLFLGSASKLLRMAGEEYQDSIPMINIRHWLLPRTTQTDDNTTTSAGPMKLVQCTSAACKWEGQYLMDKLNYSVDPCDDFYSHVCSADWFTDNHDANPYMYRASAALMQDFWKYLRGKRSSAPSFVRQVAFLARGCVEEIKVDSEWTAFRNILESLQISGWPYVSDVHDTEPHDVAKVADKFLGTSILVSPLLQERHPDREPELHIDSPPIFLRRYATLFPDERLRTYRNFVFNVMSVWKRPSQLTSNLSLEIVHLEHMMSQAAAHSSRSVPAIHKTKPVASFKALRHWDWVNYLSFFLQDAVPKPVTTNVVLLDPLYVEELSGILNHVKRRTLINYIGYRLAVTMSPLLPSGKADFMLQLSHQHQLGVGVPERLQACMFMLERAYPFGIYFLVWSMVLSKTKFLTSGATGFAEDMSRLEDTVRAEMKQIASTTVWMLQNESSIASSKIDRMKIQLIPDIHKLSLPDLSFPLSLPETGKFLQTYSKLLRFTRLQYWAARDFTHFRVPRTPTESSFLPGFSYDPQRNVLSLTPAIIAFVARLSQTFDALSVPFLVAPLLRGMFSTIDLRGSSVDANGIVRRWWSTNTEGKFLNRAWCVQDAFADGMRQYSKRHIESTLFLEENVVDSSVLRPLYDVFLNFANREELMATIPGQPLNLTFRKLFFINYATMFCEPARDASHGRRQLQFKTAVPSQLRVNVPMSLSGAFAEVFGCATESRHTCAFW, encoded by the coding sequence ATGTTTGACACATCTTCAACAACGGGCCTTACTGACACCAACACCACCTCCTTCCTCGTCAAAGATATGTCGAATCCTCCTTCCTCTTATCTAGCACCCCCGTACCCTGCACCCACCTTATCGACGAACTACGGAGCAGCATATCCCATGTACAGTTCCCCCTACATGCCATCGCCGCCCCCTTACAGATATAGGTTCCCGCTTCGTTCACCGCAACAGGGAGATTTCATTCCCCAAGACACCCCTGATACTATGCTATCCTTGGAGCGCTCCTCAGAACCATGTGAACCGTCGACTGTTGAAGAACTTTCTTCCGGAACTCATCTGGTACAAGATTCATCAGATGCATCCATTATTCGGGGCGACCCGGATGAAGAAGACACTTCAACGAAATACGACGTCCGCAAAGCTTTCGCAGAGCGCTGTCGCTGCTCCTTAAATACATGTATCACGGCGATAGTTTTCTTGGCCGTTGTCCTCCTGCTGTTTCTAGGTTCGGCAAGCAAGCTTCTTCGAATGGCAGGAGAAGAGTACCAGGACAGCATCCCTATGATAAACATCAGACATTGGCTTCTACCTCGAACAACACAGACCGATGACAACACGACAACCAGCGCGGGTCCCATGAAGTTGGTACAGTGCACGTCGGCAGCGTGCAAGTGGGAAGGGCAGTACTTGATGGACAAGCTCAACTATTCTGTGGACCCATGTGACGACTTTTATTCTCACGTCTGTTCAGCGGATTGGTTCACGGACAACCACGATGCCAACCCTTACATGTACCGAGCTTCCGCAGCATTGATGCAGGACTTTTGGAAATACCTGCGTGGTAAGCGCTCCAGCGCTCCTTCGTTTGTACGACAAGTGGCGTTCTTGGCTCGAGGTTGCGTGGAAGAGATTAAAGTTGATAGTGAGTGGACAGCTTTTCGCAATATTTTGGAGAGCCTACAGATATCTGGCTGGCCATATGTGAGTGATGTGCACGACACGGAGCCTCACGACGTCGCCAAAGTCGCCGATAAGTTTCTGGGGACGTCCATTTTGGTCTCGCCGCTGCTTCAAGAACGACATCCTGATCGAGAGCCTGAACTTCACATCGATTCCCCACCCATTTTCTTACGGCGCTATGCCACCCTGTTTCCAGACGAACGCCTGAGGACCTACAGAAACTTCGTCTTCAATGTGATGTCAGTATGGAAGAGACCTTCACAACTAACTTCTAACCTGTCACTTGAGATCGTACACCTGGAACATATGATGTCACAAGCAGCCGCCCATTCTTCTCGCAGCGTACCTGCTATCCACAAGACGAAGCCAGTTGCTTCGTTCAAGGCACTGCGCCACTGGGACTGGGTTAACTACTTATCTTTTTTCCTACAAGATGCAGTGCCGAAACCAGTCACCACTAATGTAGTCCTGCTCGATCCGCTGTACGTGGAGGAGCTGTCGGGAATACTAAACCACGTCAAGCGACGCACCCTCATCAACTACATTGGTTATCGCTTAGCAGTAACGATGTCTCCATTGCTACCAAGTGGGAAGGCAGATTTCATGCTTCAGCTAAGTCACCAGCATCAGTTAGGAGTGGGTGTGCCCGAACGACTGCAAGCTTGTATGTTTATGCTGGAACGAGCTTACCCATTCGGCATCTACTTTCTAGTTTGGTCCATGGTACTGTCGAAGACGAAGTTTCTCACCTCGGGTGCAACCGGCTTCGCAGAGGACATGAGCCGTTTAGAGGACACCGTACGTGCAGAGATGAAACAGATTGCGTCTACCACGGTTTGGATGCTTCAGAATGAGTCTTCAATTGCCAGCTCCAAGATAGATCGCATGAAAATCCAGCTGATTCCAGACATTCATAAGCTATCCTTACCTGACTTATCATTCCCGCTATCGCTTCCAGAAACGGGAAAATTCCTTCAGACGTACAGTAAACTGCTTCGTTTCACCCGGCTTCAATACTGGGCTGCGAGAGACTTCACTCATTTCCGCGTCCCGAGAACCCCTACGGAGTCCTCGTTCCTTCCAGGATTCTCGTACGACCCTCAGCGCAACGTGTTGTCACTTACTCCCGCCATCATTGCATTCGTCGCAAGACTTTCGCAGACGTTCGATGCTCTTTCTGTACCGTTCTTGGTCGCTCCGTTGCTACGTGGAATGTTCTCTACGATAGACCTCCGAGGCAGCTCTGTGGACGCCAACGGAATCGTACGCAGGTGGTGGTCTACGAATACAGAGGGCAAGTTTCTCAATCGGGCGTGGTGCGTTCAAGACGCATTTGCTGATGGAATGAGGCAATACTCGAAGCGTCATATTGAAAGCACGTTATTTTTAGAGGAGAATGTAGTTGATAGTTCCGTATTACGACCACTGTACGACGTGTTCCTTAACTTTGCAAACAGAGAAGAATTGATGGCGACAATACCGGGTCAGCCGCTGAATCTTACGTTCCGGAAGCTGTTCTTTATTAACTATGCCACAATGTTCTGTGAGCCCGCCCGTGACGCTAGCCATGGCAGAAGACAACTTCAGTTCAAGACCGCTGTCCCATCACAGTTGAGGGTCAATGTTCCAATGTCACTATCCGGCGCATTTGCGGAGGTGTTTGGATGCGCTACAGAGTCTCGGCATACGTGCGCCTTCTGGTGA